In Heptranchias perlo isolate sHepPer1 chromosome 7, sHepPer1.hap1, whole genome shotgun sequence, a genomic segment contains:
- the LOC137323851 gene encoding gamma-crystallin S-1-like → MGKIFFYEDRNFQGRHHECNTDCGDLSSYFSRCNSIRVESDWWVLYEKPNYMGYQYVLSKGEYPDYQRWMGFNDNIRSCRTYPYSSSNSYRMKIYEKPDFGGQMMEFMDDCPSVYDRFRSRDIHSCHVMDGYWTFYEYPNYMGRQYFMRPGEYKRFGDWGGSCPSVGSFRRMMHF, encoded by the exons ATGGGAAAG ATCTTCTTTTACGAGGACAGGAACTTCCAGGGTCGGCACCACGAGTGCAATACTGACTGTGGTGACCTGTCCTCTTACTTCAGTCGCTGCAACTCCATCCGTGTTGAGAGTGACTGGTGGGTGCTGTATGAGAAACCCAATTACATGGGATACCAGTATGTTCTGAGCAAGGGAGAATATCCTGACTACCAGCGCTGGATGGGATTCAATGACAACATCAGGTCATGTCGCACCTACCCATAT TCCAGCAGTAACTCCTACAGAATGAAGATTTACGAGAAGCCTGACTTTGGAGGACAGATGATGGAATTCATGGATGACTGTCCATCTGTCTACGATCGTTTCCGCTCCCGTGACATTCACTCCTGCCATGTGATGGACGGTTACTGGACCTTCTATGAATATCCCAACTACATGGGAAGGCAGTACTTCATGAGACCCGGTGAATACAAGCGGTTTGGTGACTGGGGCGGCAGTTGTCCATCTGTTGGTTCCTTCCGTCGTATGATGCATTTCTAA
- the LOC137323848 gene encoding gamma-crystallin S-1-like, whose translation MGKIIFYEDKNFQGQCYECSTDCSDLHSFFSRCNSVRVESGSWVLYEKPNYAGYQYILTRGEYPDYQRWNGYNDSIKSCRLIRHTTGGLYKIRIYERADFGGQMMEFTDDCPSIHDRFPYRELQSCQVLEGAWAFYEHPNYRGRQYLLERGEYRRYSDWGASFPTVGSCRRITDL comes from the exons ATGGGAAAG ATCATCTTTTACGAGGACAAGAACTTCCAGGGCCAGTGCTACGAGTGTAGTACTGACTGTTCAGATCTGCATTCATTCTTTAGCCGATGTAACTCTGTTCGAGTGGAGAGCGGCAGCTGGGTGCTTTATGAGAAACCAAATTACGCTGGATACCAATACATTCTGACCAGGGGGGAATATCCAGACTACCAGCGCTGGAATGGATACAACGACAGCATTAAATCATGCCGTCTGATTCGCCAT ACCACTGGCGGTTTATACAAAATTAGAATCTATGAAAGGGCTGACTTTGGTGGACAGATGATGGAATTCACCGATGATTGTCCATCTATCCATGATCGCTTTCCGTACCGTGAACTCCAATCctgccaggtgctggaaggtgcctGGGCCTTCTACGAGCATCCTAATTACAGAGGGAGACAGTACCTGCTTGAGAGAGGAGAATACAGGCGTTACAGTGACTGGGGTGCGAGCTTTCCAACTGTGGGCTCCTGCCGTCGCATTACAGACCTGTAG